A window of Borrelia sp. A-FGy1 contains these coding sequences:
- the coaD gene encoding pantetheine-phosphate adenylyltransferase, with protein sequence MKIAVFPGSFDPITWGHIDLVKRASFIFDKVIVLIAKNSSKSYLLSEVERYELTCQVIKSLSISKIFVDRHNGLIVDYALKNNARFILRGIRAFHDFECEFERHIINGELSPEIDTVFLPSSSRYLFVRSDIVKELIKNKNFDLSSFVPELVQNKLKSEFIDKWS encoded by the coding sequence ATGAAAATAGCAGTGTTTCCTGGTTCTTTTGATCCTATTACTTGGGGCCATATTGATTTGGTGAAAAGGGCTTCATTTATTTTTGATAAGGTTATTGTTCTTATTGCTAAGAATAGTAGTAAAAGTTATTTACTTAGTGAAGTTGAAAGATATGAACTTACTTGTCAGGTTATTAAATCTTTATCTATTTCAAAAATATTTGTAGATAGGCATAATGGATTAATTGTTGATTATGCTTTAAAGAATAATGCTAGGTTTATTTTAAGAGGCATTAGGGCTTTTCATGATTTTGAGTGTGAGTTTGAAAGACACATCATTAATGGTGAACTTAGTCCTGAAATAGATACAGTTTTTCTTCCGAGTAGTTCTAGATATTTATTTGTAAGATCAGATATTGTAAAAGAATTAATAAAAAATAAAAATTTTGATCTTTCAAGTTTTGTTCCGGAATTAGTTCAAAATAAGTTAAAATCTGAATTTATTGACAAATGGTCTTAA
- the rpmF gene encoding 50S ribosomal protein L32, with the protein MAVPKFKPSKSRSRTRRSINMKKKIPQLQECSNCGYLVVRHRICLKCGYYRNNQYLELGL; encoded by the coding sequence ATGGCTGTTCCAAAGTTTAAACCTTCAAAGTCTAGAAGTAGGACAAGGCGTAGTATAAATATGAAAAAAAAAATACCGCAACTTCAAGAATGTTCAAACTGTGGTTATCTTGTAGTAAGACATAGGATTTGCTTAAAGTGTGGTTATTATAGAAATAATCAATATTTAGAATTGGGTTTGTAG
- the acpP gene encoding acyl carrier protein — MEQSEIFKKIRSIISEQLDKREDEITMESRFVEDLGADSLDIYELLYLLEEAFDDKIPENEASEFETVGDVVTFIEKRKD; from the coding sequence ATGGAACAAAGTGAAATTTTTAAAAAGATTAGGTCTATTATATCTGAACAGCTTGACAAAAGAGAAGACGAGATCACTATGGAGTCTAGATTTGTTGAGGATCTTGGAGCAGACAGTCTTGATATTTATGAGCTTTTATATTTATTAGAGGAAGCATTTGATGATAAGATCCCAGAAAATGAAGCTAGTGAATTTGAAACTGTGGGAGATGTTGTTACCTTTATTGAGAAAAGGAAGGATTAA